From a single Miscanthus floridulus cultivar M001 chromosome 8, ASM1932011v1, whole genome shotgun sequence genomic region:
- the LOC136476928 gene encoding MADS-box transcription factor 7-like isoform X2 translates to MGRGRVELKRIENKINRQVTFAKRRNGLLKKAYELSVLCDAEVALIIFSNRGKLYEFSSTQSMPKTLEKYQKCSFAGPETALQNRENEQLKSSRNEYLKLKARVDNLQRTQRNLLGEDLESLGIKELEHLEKQLDSSLKHIRSTRTQHMVDQLTELQKREQMFCEANKCLRRRVPFRGTD, encoded by the exons ATGGGGAGGGGGCGGGTCGAGCTCAAGCGGATCGAGAACAAGATCAACCGCCAGGTCACCTTCGCCAAGCGCCGCAACGGCCTGCTCAAGAAGGCGTACGAGCTCTCCGTGCTCTGCGACGCCGAGGTCGCGCTCATCATCTTCTCCAACCGCGGCAAGCTCTACGAGTTCTCCAGCACGCAGAG CATgccaaaaacacttgaaaagtaccaaaaatgcagttttgcaGGGCCTGAAACAGCCCTCCAGAATAGAGAGAATGAG CAATTGAAAAGCAGCCGCAATGAATACCTCAAACTGAAGGCACGCGTTGATAATTTACAGCGGACTCAGAG GAACTTGCTTGGTGAAGATCTTGAGTCATTAGGCATAAAAGAGCTGGAGCACCTCGAGAAGCAACTCGATTCATCCTTGAAGCACATAAGATCTACAAGG ACACAACACATGGTTGATCAACTGACAGAACTTCAGAAAAGG GAACAAATGTTTTGTGAAGCAAATAAGTGTCTTCGAAGAAGA